A window of the Physeter macrocephalus isolate SW-GA chromosome 7, ASM283717v5, whole genome shotgun sequence genome harbors these coding sequences:
- the MRPS18C gene encoding small ribosomal subunit protein bS18m isoform X2, with protein MEAMVALCNGLGRRTLTHFVTAAVSLTDSGTHAVLWRRSCSQYKQVTSNEDLPVPMENPYKEPLKKCILCGKRVDYKNVQVFVGRNKKKSQKQLRELK; from the exons ATGGAAGCTATGGTAGCCCTTTGCAATGGGCTAGGAAGGAGAACGTTAACGCACTTCGTAACGGCTGCTGTCAGCCTCACAGATTCTGGGACTCATGCAG TGCTGTGGAGAAGAAGTTGTTCACAATATAAACAGGTAACCAGCAATGAGGACCTG CCTGTTCCAATGGAAAATCCTTATAAGGAGCCTCTGAAAAAATGTATCTTGTGTGGAAAACGTGTAGATTATAAGAATGTACAG GTCTTtgtgggaagaaacaaaaagaaatcacaaaagcaaTTAAGAGAGCTCAAATAA
- the HELQ gene encoding helicase POLQ-like isoform X2, with protein sequence MDEGCSRIRRRVSFRKRNRPSLESVFAAPTVAELKPGDEEKEEDDEETVAGSRRRKTMDVQPVENIDSEEDMFGDYDSFAENSFLAQVDDLEQKYLQLPEHRKHATDHATEDLCSGSIKHNTLSITTVGDCTELKIDEHTKNQSRHEDVSIDPEADVLYDIPSSQVLFFENLYNSSNDLGDPSTEERDWNSSSHKTVNEELPINNVEQPQQTNESSSKVRTSSDANRRKSLKDHLKNTMTGNAKAQTPVFSRTKQLKETLLSEEINVAKKTIESSLDDLGPFYSLPSKVRDLYVQFKGIEKLYEWQHACLTLNSVQERKNLIYSLPTSGGKTLVAEILMLQELLCRRKDVLMILPYVAIVQEKISGLSSFGVELGFFVEEYAGSKGKFPPIKRREKKSLYIATIEKGHSLVNSLIETERINSLGLVVVDELHMIGEGSRGAILEMTLAKILYTSRTTQIIGMSATLSNVEDLQEFLQAEYYTSQFRPVELKEYLKIKDAIYEVDSKAENGMTFSRLLNYKYSDTLKKMDPDHLVALVTEVIPNYSCLVFCPTKKNCENVAEMMCKILSKEYLKHKEKEKHEVIKNLKNISSGNLCPVLKHTIPFGVAYHHSGLTSDERKLLEEAYSTGVLCLFTCTSTLAAGVNLPARRVILRAPYVAKEFLKRNQYKQMIGRAGRAGIDSAGESILILQEKDKQQVLELISRPLENCYSQLVQEFTKGIQTLFLSLIGLKIATNLGDLYHFMSGTFFGVQQKILLKERSLWEITVESLRYLTEKGLLQKDTILTEKGLLQKDTIHGSEEEFQYSFHITKLGRASFKGAIDLAYCDSLYRDLKKGLEGLVLESLLHLVYLTTPYDMASQCNPDWMIYFRQFSQLSPAEQNVAVLVGVSENFIGKKASGQAIRKLSCFFSLMLFRRVIQYNMQNL encoded by the exons atggATGAAGGTTGTTCCCGCATCCGCCGGCGGGTGTCGTTCCGCAAAAGGAACCGCCCTAGCTTGGAGAGCGTTTTTGCCGCCCCCACCGTGGCCGAGCTTAAGCCCGGCgatgaggagaaggaggaggacgaCGAGGAGACGGTGGCTGGGAGCCGGCGGCGAAAAACCATGGACGTGCAGCCTGTCGAG aatATTGACAGTGAAGAGGACATGTTTGGTGACTATGATAGCTTTGCTGAAAACTCTTTTTTAGCTCAAGTTGATGACCtggaacaaaaatatttgcaacttccTGAACATAGGAAACATGCTACGGACCATGCCACTGAAGATCTTTGTTCAGGAAGCATTAAACACAACACACTCAGCATTACTACTGTAGGCGACTGTACTGAATTAAAAATAGATGAGCACACGAAGAACCAGAGCAGGCATGAAGATGTCTCTATTGATCCTGAAGCTGATGTTTTGTATGATATACCTTCTTCACAggttttattctttgaaaatttatataactCTTCAAATGATTTGGGTGATCCGTCTACTGAAGAGAGGGATTGGAACTCATCCTCTCACAAGACTGTGAACGAGGAATTGCCCATTAATAATGTAGAGCAACCACAGCAAACTAATGAATCCTCTTCTAAAGTCAGAACTAGTTCAGATGCGAATAGGAGAAAAAGTCTTAAAGATCATCTAAAAAATACCATGACTGGAAATGCCAAGGCCCAAACACCAGTATTTTCTAGGACTAAACAGCTCAAAGAGACTCTTCTATCTGAAGAAATTAATGTTGCTAAGAAAACAATTGAGTCATCATTAGATGACCTTGGTCCTTTTTATTCATTACCCAGCAAAGTGAGAGACCTTTATGTTCAGTTCAAGGGAATTGAAAAATTATATG AATGGCAACATGCTTGCTTAACATTGAATTCtgtgcaagaaagaaaaaatttaatatattccttGCCAACAAGTGGTGGAAAAACCCTCGTGGCTGAGATTTTAATGCTGCAAGAACTGCTTTGCCGGCGAAAAGATGTTTTAATGATCCTACCATATGTGGCGATTGTTCAAGAaaag ATTTCAGGTTTGTCAAGTTTTGGTGTAGAACTGGGTTTCTTTGTTGAAGAATATGCTGGAAGCAAAGGAAAATTTCCTCCaattaaaagaagggaaaagaaatcacTATATATTGCCACTATTGAAAAAGGACATAGTCTGGTGAACTCCTTGATTGAAACCGAAAGGATTAACAGTCTGGGTCTGGTTGTTGTAGATGAG tTGCACATGATTGGTGAAGGAAGCCGTGGGGCTATACTGGAAATGACTCTAGCAAAAATCCTCTACACTAGCA gaacaaCTCAAATTATTGGTATGAGTGCAACATTAAGCAATGTTGAAGACCTACAAGAGTTCCTGCAAGCAGAATATTACACGAGTCAGTTTAGACCA GTTGAATTAAAAGAGTATCTGAAAATAAAGGACGCAATATATGAGGTTGACAGCAAAGCTGAGAATGGCATGACTTTTTCACGTCTCCTTAACTATAAG TATTCTGATACTCTGAAAAAGATGGATCCTGATCACTTGGTAGCATTGGTGACAGAAGTTATTCCCAATTATTCCTGCTTAGTTTTTTGTCCCACTAAGAAGAACTGTGAAAATGTAGCAGAAATGATGTGCAAAATTTTAAGCAA GGAATatctgaaacacaaagagaaagaaaaacatgaggtGATTAAGAACTTGAAGAATATCAGCAGTGGCAACCTGTGTCCTGTTTTAAAGCACACCATCCCATTTGGAGTTGCTTATCACCATAGTGGTTTAACGAGTGATGAAAGGAAGCTCTTGGAGGAGGCCTACTCCACAGGAGTTCTCTGCCTTTTTACCTGCACATCCACCCTAGCAGCAGGTGTTAACCTACCAGCTCGGAG AGTTATTTTAAGAGCCCCCTATGTtgctaaagaatttttaaagaggaatCAATATAAACAGATGATTGGCAGGGCTGGCCGTGCTGGAATAGATTCTGCTGGGGAGAGTATCCTTATATTgcaagaaaaagacaagcaacaG GTATTGGAGTTAATAAGCAGACCATTGGAAAACTGTTATAGCCAACTTGTTCAAGAATTCACCAAGGGAATCCaaactttgtttctctctttgattggtttgaag ATTGCAACAAATCTTGGTGACTTATATCACTTTATGAGTGGTACATTTTTTGGTGTTCAGCAGAAGattttgttgaaagaaagaagtcTCTGGGAAATAACTGTCGAATCACTTAGATACTTGACAGAAAAAGGACTCCTACAAAAAGATACTATTTTGACAGAAAAAGGACTTCTACAAAAAGACACTATTCATGGGTCGGAAGAAGAGTTCCAATATAGTTTTCACATTACAAAGTTGGGACGAGCTTCTTTTAAGG GAGCTATAGATTTGGCTTATTGTGACAGTCTCTACAGAGACTTGAAGAAAGGTCTTGAAGGACTTGTGCTTGAAAGCCTTCTTCATCTAGTTTACCTAACAACTCCCTATGATATGGCTTCTCAGTGTAACCCTGATTGGATGATATACTTCAGGCAG TTTAGCCAGCTCAGCCCAGCAGAACAAAATGTGGCTGTTCTGGTTGGAGTCTCTGAGAACTTTATTGGGAAGAAAGCATCAGGTCAAGCTATCAGGAAG
- the MRPS18C gene encoding small ribosomal subunit protein bS18m isoform X1: MEAMVALCNGLGRRTLTHFVTAAVSLTDSGTHAVLWRRSCSQYKQVTSNEDLPVPMENPYKEPLKKCILCGKRVDYKNVQLLSQFISPFTGCIYGRHITGLCGKKQKEITKAIKRAQIMGFMPVTYKDPAYLKDPKVCNIKYRE; this comes from the exons ATGGAAGCTATGGTAGCCCTTTGCAATGGGCTAGGAAGGAGAACGTTAACGCACTTCGTAACGGCTGCTGTCAGCCTCACAGATTCTGGGACTCATGCAG TGCTGTGGAGAAGAAGTTGTTCACAATATAAACAGGTAACCAGCAATGAGGACCTG CCTGTTCCAATGGAAAATCCTTATAAGGAGCCTCTGAAAAAATGTATCTTGTGTGGAAAACGTGTAGATTATAAGAATGTACAG CTTTTATCccagtttatttctccatttactgGATGCATTTATGGAAGGCACATAACag GTCTTtgtgggaagaaacaaaaagaaatcacaaaagcaaTTAAGAGAGCTCAAATAATGG GGTTTATGCCAGTTACATACAAGGATCCTGCATATCTCAAAGACCCTAAAGTTTGTAACATCAAATACAGGGAGTAA